The stretch of DNA AAACAAAACATCTTATTAAGCTAGCACAAGGCACTTTCTGCATCTTGACCTTGAGTTTGAGCTCGCTCGAATGTTAGTACAAGATGAGTTGAGCCTGGTCCAACTCGGGAGCCTGACACATTTATCCCATTTTCTTCaaagaaaaaagaaggaaaagaGGAAGAAACGTACAGCAGATGGCCAGCTATCTCGGCTGACACGCGAGATCGCCGCCGGTTTGGCGGTCTCCGTCGGCGACGGCGACTCCACAGCGCCTCGATTCCCGAAAACGAACGGGCCGGCTAGCGTACCGACGCACGTCGCGGCAGAGCAAACAGCGACAAATCCCCGTGTCAGGATCAGGATTACCCCATCAAACATACAGTACATAGCCTCCCGTCGCATGCACCAGACCGCGTGTGCTCTGCCCAGGTCACGCAGCATCCGATGCCCGCCCGCTCGTTCACGGCGGCCGCGCTCGGCCGACATGGCCCCGTGATCGACCGGCACAGTGTCCGCGTCCGTGTCCGTGGCACCGcccgcgcgcgcgcgcgcacggGCAGGAGAGGAGAACCCGGCGCTCAATTTCAGGGGCTCGTGCCGCTCCCATCCAAACGCAAAGCCCCGGCCACTGCTACATTGCACACAGTGGTAAAGCGACAAGCCGGGGCGGCCGGAGCCGGTAATTTTCCCGGACCAGACCAGGCTGGCGGGAGGACGAGGGATTACCAAAGCCCCACAGCGAGAGGGACGGACGGACTACGGACTACGGGCTAGCTGGATTAATTGCATCGCCAAAGATCTGCATTTGCATTTGCGTCTCGCGGCGGTACCACTGCTGCTACTAGTTCGTGGTACTAGCCTCCATGGTTAAACTAAACCAGAGGCCAAGATCACGAGATTCTTTCGGCCTCGTGCGTGGGCGAGGGCACGGGCAGGAAGCAACGAATGTTTTGTTCACCAGTCGATCTGTTGCTGGCTCCTCGGCCCGGGCCTGGCACCGGCATCCGCATCGGTTTCGTGCTCCCTGGATCACCGCCGCTTTCGCCTTTAGATAATAAATTCTGCTGCTAGGGTGGGCTCTCTTTTTAGGGTGCGTGATTTACATTTACCTGTCCCTGCTGCTACTTGTACAAGTACTGGTACTATACTGTACTGGTACTAGTGGTGTTTGGTGCCTGccttggccgcctcctctccTGGGCAGTGGCCACCTTcccctccttctcctcctcctccctcgcgCTGCTCTTCCCTACACCCTCCCTCCCTGTCCCTCCCCACATGGGCCCGCGGTTGCTCATGGCGTGCTACCCGAATGGCGGTCAGGCTCCCTCCTTTTCAGCCTCTCTAGGGGCTTCTTGCGGGTGCGACTCCGCGACTGCTGAACCGAGGTGGCTGTGATCCCCTTGCTTCTGCGGCAGCTCTGGCTAGGAGCTTGTGCGCGCGCGTGGCTTCAGGCGACGGCGAGATGCGGCGTCTTGCTTGCGCGGTGGCGCTGCTTCTCGCTTCCCTTCTTGGATCCACAGGTGAGCAAAGTTCAGCATTGCGCAAGCTTcggctttcttctcctcttacCCCAGGTTCCATGGCGTGGTTTGTTTGGGTGGGAAATTGGGGATCAGCTCATGTCTGGCTGCTGGGCAATGCGAATGCTTGCTTGTTTCTCCATGATATTTCCACCCCTTTCCCCCCTCGGTTGAGCAATTTGAGGCGGAAACCTGCGGATTCAACAATTTTTCTTCCAAATGCGCAGGCTGGCCAGCTGATCTGCTGCCAGGAAACCGCGGTTCACAGTTTTTTATTCAGGATTTGAGCAAACCACAGGATAGCTTTCTGAAGCGCATGTGCTCCTTGCTTCTGAATTTTCATCAAGAGGGGCGGCGCAATGTCGGCGTCTTGGCATTTCGCGTTCCCCTGTCTTTGGCTGTCACCGCAACTGCGAGCCACTTTAATTGCGTCGCATGTGCTTGCTGCCTCATCTACCTGTGTTTTTTGGCCTTGATATCGCAAGAACAATTAATAATTTTTGGCCACATGCGTCGGATGATGCATCACTATGTGCCATTTTCATGTTGCAAGCTTTCAATAATTGCTCTTGCTTTGCAACTTTTGTGCTGAAAAGACACTCAAGATTTGCCTCCCATAGCAACATGTAGATTGTCCGATACTAAACTCATAGCTTAGTCATTACACAGTTAGTAATGTACACTACATACTTTACCTGTTACCTGAACCTGTGTTCTTCACTCCACTCTAGGTACTGATCTGGCGCCTGCTCCCGGGGTTGGTAGTTCGCCTGTCGATCAAGGACAAGCTTCCAGTCCTCCCGGACCTTCATTCGCACTCGGTCCAGTAACTCTTCCAGCAGGTAGCTCTGAATTTTCAAAGATCATCAGGGACATTCATGTGCAGGCCCTTCCTTACATTGATCTGTTGCAGCACCCCCTACTTCATCAGCAAGCCCTCCCCTCCAGAAGGGGGCAGTTCCGGCTGAGCCGCAGGCCACACCGGCTCCGGTAGTCCCCCCTAAAGGTAGCTCACATTCAGTCAGATATGGCATTTCCAATCCTGATATGTGCATCACTAACTGAATCTTATGTAGGTTACAACGCGCCTCCTCCGATTGAGTCTGCGTCGCCTCCAGTAGTGTCCACGTCTCCTCCAGCTGAGTCTGCACCTCCTCCGGTTGAGTCTGCGTTGCCTCCAGTAGTGTCCACGTCTCCTCCAGCTGAGTCTGCGCCTCCTCCGGTTGTGTCTGTGCCTCCTCCGGTTGAGCCTGCTCCTCCTCCTGCTGTCACTGAGGAGGTGCCCCCGGCAGCAGCTCCTCCGCCGCAAGCTGCAGCTGGAAACCCCACACCAATACTTCCTGGGTCACCTGCATTGCTACCTTCAGTTCAGGCTCCTACTCCATCTGTGGCTGTGAAGCCTAATCTGCCACTACCACCGCCTGCTTCGCTACCTTCAGTTCAGGCTCCGACTCCATCTGTGGCTGTGAAGCCTAATGTGCCACTGGCACCTCCTCCTTCACTACCTTCAACTCAGGCTCCTACTCCATCTGTGGCTGTGAAGCCTAATGTGCCACTAGTGCCTCCTGCTTCACTACCTTCAGTTCAGGCTCCAACTCCATCTGTGGCTGTGAAGCCTAATGTGCCACTAGTGCCTCCTCCTTCACTATCTTCAGTTCAAGCTCCTGCTCCATCTGTGGCTGTGAAGCCTAATGTGCCACTAGCGCCTCCGCCTTCTGTGAACAATCAACCAGGTACACCAATTGGATCAGGTATATATTCTGCTGGCAACGATTTATAAGCTTAGGTTCCCGAATTCTTGATGTGCCAAAAGTTCATAAAAATCGTGCAAATATGTTCCTTCCCTCATTATTCACTCCTGTATTCTCCCTCTCTAGGTAATGATGTCCCTCCGTATCCACCACCTGAAGGCATTTTCCCAGCAGTTCCTCCTTCCGCTTCAGGTAAATCATTTCCATAGGATAGATCAAATTTGACAGGTTGCATATGTTTTACCGTTTACCGTTCTTCTTAGTAGTTCCTCCGCAACATGTGAAACCTCCAATTTCACCACCTATTATCGCACATGCACCTCAACAACAAGCACAAGCTCCAAATGCTGAGCATAGCAATAGTGAGTATTAAAAAAAATCTGCTGGTATTTCTTTGCCAATGTTCTTATATTCATTTGTTCTTAGATATTGAACTTCATGTTTATTGTAGGAAACACGGCACCCCCAGCAAATACTTCCCCTCCTGCAAGTGGTAAGAACCATGACATTCAACGTGCATCTCCACCAAAGGAACCTAGTACTGCACCGGTTCACAAATCACCAACTAGAGGTAATCTCAAAAAATTAAATAAAATTGGCAGCTTGTTTGTGAAAGACAATGTATCTTGACTACTGAAATTCCTGATTTCAGGGTTTGCGCCTGCAGCAAGTCCTCTGCCCCACAACACAAATATGCCTACACTCCCGAGGAATGCATCAACGGTTCCACATGCTCAACCCCCATCGTTAGGTGTAGCTCCTAAGCCAGCACCCACTGGCAGATCTCATCCTCCGACACCAACGAAAGGAGAACGCCCATCATTTTCCCCATCTTACCCACCACCCCATGCTCAAGGTTCAGCATAATGCCTCTTGAAAAACCTAGCTATTATCTATTGTGAGTGTTAAGATTCTCAAAAGTTCAGTGTTATAGGTCCCGATGTCTCGCGAGCTCAACCTCCACAGCAGGTTGGGGCTAAAAGGCAAAATCATCATGCACCTCCACCGATGATTCAAGGTAATGGTAGTTATTCCTTCTATAAAACATTGGTTTCATTTTCTAACAAAAAAACATTGGTTTCATTTCATAGTACTAAGACTTTCATTGTTTTTCCTGTCCAGGCCATCCAAACCTCCATGTGCATCCTCCATCTCCTCCACCAGTGTCACCAAAGGGCCCCTCTAATGGCAGCAAAGGTACTTAGCCTTCTTACTTTGCCTTGTTTGGTATTCGTCTCCTGATTTCAGTACAGATATTTGAAACTTCAATCATTTTCAGGACCTCGTGTTTCTCCTACTCTTCCACCAATTCCTCCTGAAACAGATCCCAGAGCACCATCAACTCATCCTATTTGGGCATTGCCCCCACCACCACCTAATTTAGGTACATTTTTCTTTATGTATTCTAATATCTTTGTCCTTTCAAACTTTACATGCTGAATCTGTGCATATTGGGTAATACTGATGATTCTTACCTAGTGAAGCGTTAAAATGCAGATTGCAAATCGTTAGTGTGCCCAGAGCCTCTAACGGATCCACCCGCGGGAGCTCCATGTGCTTGTGTTCTACCAATTAAAGTTGGAATCCGTTTAAGTGTGGACCTTTATTCATTCTTTCCGTTAGTTTCGGATTTTGCTGACGAAGTGGGATCTGGGGTAAACATGGCACGGCGGCAGGTTCGTGTTATGGGTGCAAATGTGGCTGGCGATCAACCTGACAAGACAGTAGTTCTTGTGCATCTGGTACCAATGCATGTGAATTTTGATAAAGCTACTGCCTTGTCGACATTT from Triticum urartu cultivar G1812 chromosome 3, Tu2.1, whole genome shotgun sequence encodes:
- the LOC125542891 gene encoding proline-rich receptor-like protein kinase PERK9 isoform X4 yields the protein MRRLACAVALLLASLLGSTGTDLAPAPGVGSSPVDQGQASSPPGPSFALGPVTLPAAPPTSSASPPLQKGAVPAEPQATPAPVVPPKGYNAPPPIESASPPVVSTSPPAESAPPPVESALPPVVSTSPPAESAPPPVVSVPPPVEPAPPPAVTEEVPPAAAPPPQAAAGNPTPILPGSPALLPSVQAPTPSVAVKPNLPLPPPASLPSVQAPTPSVAVKPNVPLAPPPSLPSTQAPTPSVAVKPNVPLVPPASLPSVQAPTPSVAVKPNVPLVPPPSLSSVQAPAPSVAVKPNVPLAPPPSVNNQPGNDVPPYPPPEGIFPAVPPSASVPPQHVKPPISPPIIAHAPQQQAQAPNAEHSNRNTAPPANTSPPASGKNHDIQRASPPKEPSTAPVHKSPTRGFAPAASPLPHNTNMPTLPRNASTVPHAQPPSLGVAPKPAPTGRSHPPTPTKGERPSFSPSYPPPHAQGPDVSRAQPPQQVGAKRQNHHAPPPMIQGHPNLHVHPPSPPPVSPKGPSNGSKGPRVSPTLPPIPPETDPRAPSTHPIWALPPPPPNLDCKSLVCPEPLTDPPAGAPCACVLPIKVGIRLSVDLYSFFPLVSDFADEVGSGVNMARRQVRVMGANVAGDQPDKTVVLVHLVPMHVNFDKATALSTFQSLWSKKISLKPSVFGDYEILYVVYPGLPPSPPSAPAGAFGNSRNARAMKPLGVDVGRPKRKVNGSVIAIAVLSTVIALIICTVAAWLLILRFRDSDDMAQGYPHSAIPKISRSSGTCNTLLAGRRSTQSGPSSSLGSSMAAYAGQAKTFKFAEIEKATNGFDDSSILGEGGFGCVYQGTLEDGTTVAVKVLKRFDGQGEREFLAEVEMLGRLHHRNLVKLLGICVEENARCLVYELIPNGSVESHLHGADREIAPLDWNARMKIALGAGRALAYLHEDSSPCVIHRDFKSSNILLEHDFTPKVSDFGLARTARGEGNQHISTRVMGTFGYVAPEYAMTGHLLVKSDVYSYGVVLLELLTGRKPVDMSQPAGQESLVAWARPYLTNVVGLRQAVDPLLGPNVPLDNVAKAAAIASMCVQPEVAHRPSMSEVVQALKLVCSEGDEGLGSGSFSQELAARTTAAYDVTGMEAERVLLSEMFGSTPVFTPADDSGSFRMQSSSGPLMTGKNKKFWQRMRNLSRGSMSEHGASPDFETHSQCSNR
- the LOC125542891 gene encoding receptor-like serine/threonine-protein kinase ALE2 isoform X3, with amino-acid sequence MRRLACAVALLLASLLGSTGTDLAPAPGVGSSPVDQGQASSPPGPSFALGPVTLPAAPPTSSASPPLQKGAVPAEPQATPAPVVPPKGYNAPPPIESASPPVVSTSPPAESAPPPVESALPPVVSTSPPAESAPPPVVSVPPPVEPAPPPAVTEEVPPAAAPPPQAAAGNPTPILPGSPALLPSVQAPTPSVAVKPNLPLPPPASLPSVQAPTPSVAVKPNVPLAPPPSLPSTQAPTPSVAVKPNVPLVPPASLPSVQAPTPSVAVKPNVPLVPPPSLSSVQAPAPSVAVKPNVPLAPPPSVNNQPGNDVPPYPPPEGIFPAVPPSASVVPPQHVKPPISPPIIAHAPQQQAQAPNAEHSNRNTAPPANTSPPASGKNHDIQRASPPKEPSTAPVHKSPTRGFAPAASPLPHNTNMPTLPRNASTVPHAQPPSLGVAPKPAPTGRSHPPTPTKGERPSFSPSYPPPHAQGPDVSRAQPPQQVGAKRQNHHAPPPMIQGHPNLHVHPPSPPPVSPKGPSNGSKGPRVSPTLPPIPPETDPRAPSTHPIWALPPPPPNLDCKSLVCPEPLTDPPAGAPCACVLPIKVGIRLSVDLYSFFPLVSDFADEVGSGVNMARRQVRVMGANVAGDQPDKTVVLVHLVPMHVNFDKATALSTFQSLWSKKISLKPSVFGDYEILYVVYPGLPPSPPSAPAGAFGNSRNARAMKPLGVDVGRPKRKVNGSVIAIAVLSTVIALIICTVAAWLLILRFRDSDDMAQGYPHSAIPKISRSSGTCNTLLAGRRSTQSGPSSSLGSSMAAYAGQAKTFKFAEIEKATNGFDDSSILGEGGFGCVYQGTLEDGTTVAVKVLKRFDGQGEREFLAEVEMLGRLHHRNLVKLLGICVEENARCLVYELIPNGSVESHLHGADREIAPLDWNARMKIALGAGRALAYLHEDSSPCVIHRDFKSSNILLEHDFTPKVSDFGLARTARGEGNQHISTRVMGTFGYVAPEYAMTGHLLVKSDVYSYGVVLLELLTGRKPVDMSQPAGQESLVAWARPYLTNVVGLRQAVDPLLGPNVPLDNVAKAAAIASMCVQPEVAHRPSMSEVVQALKLVCSEGDEGLGSGSFSQELAARTTAAYDVTGMEAERVLLSEMFGSTPVFTPADDSGSFRMQSSSGPLMTGKNKKFWQRMRNLSRGSMSEHGASPDFETHSQCSNR
- the LOC125542891 gene encoding proline-rich receptor-like protein kinase PERK9 isoform X5 — protein: MRRLACAVALLLASLLGSTGTDLAPAPGVGSSPVDQGQASSPPGPSFALGPVTLPAAPPTSSASPPLQKGAVPAEPQATPAPVVPPKGYNAPPPIESASPPVVSTSPPAESAPPPVESALPPVVSTSPPAESAPPPVVSVPPPVEPAPPPAVTEEVPPAAAPPPQAAAGNPTPILPGSPALLPSVQAPTPSVAVKPNLPLPPPASLPSVQAPTPSVAVKPNVPLAPPPSLPSTQAPTPSVAVKPNVPLVPPASLPSVQAPTPSVAVKPNVPLVPPPSLSSVQAPAPSVAVKPNVPLAPPPSVNNQPGTPIGSGNDVPPYPPPEGIFPAVPPSASGNTAPPANTSPPASGKNHDIQRASPPKEPSTAPVHKSPTRGFAPAASPLPHNTNMPTLPRNASTVPHAQPPSLGVAPKPAPTGRSHPPTPTKGERPSFSPSYPPPHAQGPDVSRAQPPQQVGAKRQNHHAPPPMIQGHPNLHVHPPSPPPVSPKGPSNGSKGPRVSPTLPPIPPETDPRAPSTHPIWALPPPPPNLDCKSLVCPEPLTDPPAGAPCACVLPIKVGIRLSVDLYSFFPLVSDFADEVGSGVNMARRQVRVMGANVAGDQPDKTVVLVHLVPMHVNFDKATALSTFQSLWSKKISLKPSVFGDYEILYVVYPGLPPSPPSAPAGAFGNSRNARAMKPLGVDVGRPKRKVNGSVIAIAVLSTVIALIICTVAAWLLILRFRDSDDMAQGYPHSAIPKISRSSGTCNTLLAGRRSTQSGPSSSLGSSMAAYAGQAKTFKFAEIEKATNGFDDSSILGEGGFGCVYQGTLEDGTTVAVKVLKRFDGQGEREFLAEVEMLGRLHHRNLVKLLGICVEENARCLVYELIPNGSVESHLHGADREIAPLDWNARMKIALGAGRALAYLHEDSSPCVIHRDFKSSNILLEHDFTPKVSDFGLARTARGEGNQHISTRVMGTFGYVAPEYAMTGHLLVKSDVYSYGVVLLELLTGRKPVDMSQPAGQESLVAWARPYLTNVVGLRQAVDPLLGPNVPLDNVAKAAAIASMCVQPEVAHRPSMSEVVQALKLVCSEGDEGLGSGSFSQELAARTTAAYDVTGMEAERVLLSEMFGSTPVFTPADDSGSFRMQSSSGPLMTGKNKKFWQRMRNLSRGSMSEHGASPDFETHSQCSNR
- the LOC125542891 gene encoding proline-rich receptor-like protein kinase PERK9 isoform X1, with amino-acid sequence MRRLACAVALLLASLLGSTGTDLAPAPGVGSSPVDQGQASSPPGPSFALGPVTLPAAPPTSSASPPLQKGAVPAEPQATPAPVVPPKGYNAPPPIESASPPVVSTSPPAESAPPPVESALPPVVSTSPPAESAPPPVVSVPPPVEPAPPPAVTEEVPPAAAPPPQAAAGNPTPILPGSPALLPSVQAPTPSVAVKPNLPLPPPASLPSVQAPTPSVAVKPNVPLAPPPSLPSTQAPTPSVAVKPNVPLVPPASLPSVQAPTPSVAVKPNVPLVPPPSLSSVQAPAPSVAVKPNVPLAPPPSVNNQPGTPIGSGNDVPPYPPPEGIFPAVPPSASVVPPQHVKPPISPPIIAHAPQQQAQAPNAEHSNRNTAPPANTSPPASGKNHDIQRASPPKEPSTAPVHKSPTRGFAPAASPLPHNTNMPTLPRNASTVPHAQPPSLGVAPKPAPTGRSHPPTPTKGERPSFSPSYPPPHAQGPDVSRAQPPQQVGAKRQNHHAPPPMIQGHPNLHVHPPSPPPVSPKGPSNGSKGPRVSPTLPPIPPETDPRAPSTHPIWALPPPPPNLDCKSLVCPEPLTDPPAGAPCACVLPIKVGIRLSVDLYSFFPLVSDFADEVGSGVNMARRQVRVMGANVAGDQPDKTVVLVHLVPMHVNFDKATALSTFQSLWSKKISLKPSVFGDYEILYVVYPGLPPSPPSAPAGAFGNSRNARAMKPLGVDVGRPKRKVNGSVIAIAVLSTVIALIICTVAAWLLILRFRDSDDMAQGYPHSAIPKISRSSGTCNTLLAGRRSTQSGPSSSLGSSMAAYAGQAKTFKFAEIEKATNGFDDSSILGEGGFGCVYQGTLEDGTTVAVKVLKRFDGQGEREFLAEVEMLGRLHHRNLVKLLGICVEENARCLVYELIPNGSVESHLHGADREIAPLDWNARMKIALGAGRALAYLHEDSSPCVIHRDFKSSNILLEHDFTPKVSDFGLARTARGEGNQHISTRVMGTFGYVAPEYAMTGHLLVKSDVYSYGVVLLELLTGRKPVDMSQPAGQESLVAWARPYLTNVVGLRQAVDPLLGPNVPLDNVAKAAAIASMCVQPEVAHRPSMSEVVQALKLVCSEGDEGLGSGSFSQELAARTTAAYDVTGMEAERVLLSEMFGSTPVFTPADDSGSFRMQSSSGPLMTGKNKKFWQRMRNLSRGSMSEHGASPDFETHSQCSNR
- the LOC125542891 gene encoding receptor-like serine/threonine-protein kinase ALE2 isoform X6; its protein translation is MRRLACAVALLLASLLGSTGTDLAPAPGVGSSPVDQGQASSPPGPSFALGPVTLPAAPPTSSASPPLQKGAVPAEPQATPAPVVPPKGYNAPPPIESASPPVVSTSPPAESAPPPVESALPPVVSTSPPAESAPPPVVSVPPPVEPAPPPAVTEEVPPAAAPPPQAAAGNPTPILPGSPALLPSVQAPTPSVAVKPNLPLPPPASLPSVQAPTPSVAVKPNVPLAPPPSLPSTQAPTPSVAVKPNVPLVPPASLPSVQAPTPSVAVKPNVPLVPPPSLSSVQAPAPSVAVKPNVPLAPPPSVNNQPGNDVPPYPPPEGIFPAVPPSASGNTAPPANTSPPASGKNHDIQRASPPKEPSTAPVHKSPTRGFAPAASPLPHNTNMPTLPRNASTVPHAQPPSLGVAPKPAPTGRSHPPTPTKGERPSFSPSYPPPHAQGPDVSRAQPPQQVGAKRQNHHAPPPMIQGHPNLHVHPPSPPPVSPKGPSNGSKGPRVSPTLPPIPPETDPRAPSTHPIWALPPPPPNLDCKSLVCPEPLTDPPAGAPCACVLPIKVGIRLSVDLYSFFPLVSDFADEVGSGVNMARRQVRVMGANVAGDQPDKTVVLVHLVPMHVNFDKATALSTFQSLWSKKISLKPSVFGDYEILYVVYPGLPPSPPSAPAGAFGNSRNARAMKPLGVDVGRPKRKVNGSVIAIAVLSTVIALIICTVAAWLLILRFRDSDDMAQGYPHSAIPKISRSSGTCNTLLAGRRSTQSGPSSSLGSSMAAYAGQAKTFKFAEIEKATNGFDDSSILGEGGFGCVYQGTLEDGTTVAVKVLKRFDGQGEREFLAEVEMLGRLHHRNLVKLLGICVEENARCLVYELIPNGSVESHLHGADREIAPLDWNARMKIALGAGRALAYLHEDSSPCVIHRDFKSSNILLEHDFTPKVSDFGLARTARGEGNQHISTRVMGTFGYVAPEYAMTGHLLVKSDVYSYGVVLLELLTGRKPVDMSQPAGQESLVAWARPYLTNVVGLRQAVDPLLGPNVPLDNVAKAAAIASMCVQPEVAHRPSMSEVVQALKLVCSEGDEGLGSGSFSQELAARTTAAYDVTGMEAERVLLSEMFGSTPVFTPADDSGSFRMQSSSGPLMTGKNKKFWQRMRNLSRGSMSEHGASPDFETHSQCSNR
- the LOC125542891 gene encoding receptor-like serine/threonine-protein kinase ALE2 isoform X2; translated protein: MRRLACAVALLLASLLGSTGTDLAPAPGVGSSPVDQGQASSPPGPSFALGPVTLPAAPPTSSASPPLQKGAVPAEPQATPAPVVPPKGYNAPPPIESASPPVVSTSPPAESAPPPVESALPPVVSTSPPAESAPPPVVSVPPPVEPAPPPAVTEEVPPAAAPPPQAAAGNPTPILPGSPALLPSVQAPTPSVAVKPNLPLPPPASLPSVQAPTPSVAVKPNVPLAPPPSLPSTQAPTPSVAVKPNVPLVPPASLPSVQAPTPSVAVKPNVPLVPPPSLSSVQAPAPSVAVKPNVPLAPPPSVNNQPGTPIGSGNDVPPYPPPEGIFPAVPPSASVPPQHVKPPISPPIIAHAPQQQAQAPNAEHSNRNTAPPANTSPPASGKNHDIQRASPPKEPSTAPVHKSPTRGFAPAASPLPHNTNMPTLPRNASTVPHAQPPSLGVAPKPAPTGRSHPPTPTKGERPSFSPSYPPPHAQGPDVSRAQPPQQVGAKRQNHHAPPPMIQGHPNLHVHPPSPPPVSPKGPSNGSKGPRVSPTLPPIPPETDPRAPSTHPIWALPPPPPNLDCKSLVCPEPLTDPPAGAPCACVLPIKVGIRLSVDLYSFFPLVSDFADEVGSGVNMARRQVRVMGANVAGDQPDKTVVLVHLVPMHVNFDKATALSTFQSLWSKKISLKPSVFGDYEILYVVYPGLPPSPPSAPAGAFGNSRNARAMKPLGVDVGRPKRKVNGSVIAIAVLSTVIALIICTVAAWLLILRFRDSDDMAQGYPHSAIPKISRSSGTCNTLLAGRRSTQSGPSSSLGSSMAAYAGQAKTFKFAEIEKATNGFDDSSILGEGGFGCVYQGTLEDGTTVAVKVLKRFDGQGEREFLAEVEMLGRLHHRNLVKLLGICVEENARCLVYELIPNGSVESHLHGADREIAPLDWNARMKIALGAGRALAYLHEDSSPCVIHRDFKSSNILLEHDFTPKVSDFGLARTARGEGNQHISTRVMGTFGYVAPEYAMTGHLLVKSDVYSYGVVLLELLTGRKPVDMSQPAGQESLVAWARPYLTNVVGLRQAVDPLLGPNVPLDNVAKAAAIASMCVQPEVAHRPSMSEVVQALKLVCSEGDEGLGSGSFSQELAARTTAAYDVTGMEAERVLLSEMFGSTPVFTPADDSGSFRMQSSSGPLMTGKNKKFWQRMRNLSRGSMSEHGASPDFETHSQCSNR